The window AGAGGGCGGAGAGCGCCCTGCTCGCCGCCAAGCTGAATTTCCTCATGGAACAGCTGGAAGTCTCAAACGCGGCGCTGGCCCGCTATGTGAACGTCGACGCCTCGGCGATATCACGCTACCGCGCGGGCAAGCGCTCCCTAAGCTCCCATGCGGAAATTTTACCGGAATTCTGCCGCTATTTCGCCTTTCTCTCCCGCTCGCAGCGGCTGCCGGAGCCCCTGGCCGCAGAACTGCGCTTCTTGCAAGAGGATGAGGAGTCGGCGGCGGCAAAATTTTTGGAATGGTTCAGAAAAGACGACGCCTCCCATCTGGCTCTGACGCGCGGATTTCTCGACGGCATCGCGGAGGCGGCGGAGATACCGCAGGCGGAGCGCCGGACGCCGCGCGGAAGGGCGGTGGAGGGCAAGGGTTTGAGCGTCGCGGAAGAGATGTTTCTCGGAGGCGGCTCCGTCGAGCGGGCCTTTGCCAGATTCGCGGAGAGCGCGCTCGATTCGGAAAAGGGGCGAACGATATACTTTTACGCCGCGGATTCCGGCGGGCTCGGCGGCGGCTTCGCCGGGTTATGGAGTTCTCTGGCCTCGGAGCTGATCGCCGCGGGAAACAGGATAAAGGTGATCCACCAGCTCGATTTTAATGTTGACGGGATGTTCCGCGCCGTCGAGCCGTGGCTGCCGCTCTACCTATCCGGACAGGTGGAGCCTTTTTATCTCACGAAACCGCACCGCTCGCTCATGAACGAGTTTGTCGGCGTAGCGGAGGAGCTTTCGACCATCTATTTCTCCAACGCGGACAACGACAGCCCAAAGGCGGCGGCCTTTTTCACCCAAAACGGAGATAAGGCCGCGGTCGTAAAGGGCCGTATCGCACAACTGCTCGCCTCCGCAAAGCCGCTGCTGGAGATATATACGAGGGACAATCTGGAAAAGCTGTATGGCGACCTTGACCGCCATCTGCACGCCGACGGTGATATTGTGAAGGTCATGCCGCTCCTTTCGCTGGAGACGATGCCAGAGCATCTGGCGGAAAAGATATTCGACGCCCACGGCATCACGGGAAACGAACGCGCCCTCTTCGACAGGTATTACCGCGAGAGGAGAGCGACCTTCCTCTCATCCCTGCGCGAGGTGAACGTAACGGAGATATATCCCCGCTTCTCCGAGGAAGAGGCAGCGGCGGGAAAGATAACGATGCGCCGTCCCTGGCTCTCAGAGGGCGAGCATTCGCTCTATTCACCCGCGGAGTATAGGGAACACATGGAGGCGATGGCGGCGCTGGAGAGGGAGCACGCCAATTACCGGCGCGTATTCCTCCGCGATTTTCCCTTTAAGAATATGGATATAATCTCCAAACAGGGGCAGGCCGTCTATGTGATAAAAAACGGCGCCCCGATGACGGCCTTTTCTTTCCTGCACTCGCATATGAATTATGTGCTGGAGAGGTACATAGAGCGATTCACGCGCTGACGCGCGGCACAGGTAAAACAAAACCGACGGCGCAGGATTCAAGCTCGGAGTCCGGAGCGGCAGGACAAGACCAAGCCCGCCTCTATCCGTCACTCCGGGCTTGCCCCGGAGTCCGGCGGTTTTTCTTTTGTCACGTCGCGGCGGAGACGCGATGTTCAGATGTAGTGATTTTTTGCGTTTTTCATGTGTGAATTTAATCACAAAACGTTCTTTTCTGGTAAAATATAGGGTGTGGTGATAACTTTATTTGGGAGGGATGCGGATTGACAGAGGTCGTGATTTGCGTCGGAAGTTCCTGTCATCTTAAGGGAGCGCGCCGTGTCGTGGAGGGGCTGACAAAGCTGGTGACGGAACGGGGGCTTACCGAAAATGTAAAGCTCTCCGGCTCGTTTTGCATGGGGCGCTGCGAAGAGGCGGGAGTATCTGTCAAGGTAAACGGCGAGATCCACTTTGTGGACCCCGATCAGATAAAAGAGTTTTTTGACAATGTAATAGTAGGTGGTAATCGGTAATGAAGTATATCAATGTCGCGGAGGCAAACTGCAAGAACTGTTATAAGTGCCTTAAGGTCTGCCCCGTAAAGTCGATCAAGTACAGCGACAACCACGTCGAGGTGTTGGAAAACGAGTGTATTCTCTGCGGCCGCTGTATCCGCAACTGTCCGCAGCACGCGAAATCCCTGGTGAACGATATCAGCGGCCTTAAGCAAGCGGTGCGCGAGAGCCGCCGCAGGAAGGTCGCGGCGCTCGCCCCCTCCTATATCGCCTCTTTCGGCACGGAGAACCGCTTCCGCATCGCGGGGGCGCTTCAGAGCCTCGGCTTTGACGCCGTGGAGGAGACCTCCGTCGGCGCGCACGCCGTCACCAAGGAGTACGCGCGTATCCTTGAGAGCGATGAGATGGACAATATGATAACGACCTGCTGCCCCTCCGTCGTATTTCTCGTGCAGAAGTATTTTCCGAAGCTGACGCCGCAGCTCGCCCAGGTGCTTTCACCGATGGAGGCGCACGGCGAGTTCCTGCGCCGTAAGTACGGCGACGACGCGCTGATCGTCTTTTTCGCCCCCTGTATCTCAAAGATAGAGGAGGCCCGCGTCTCTGAGAAGCGTTATATCGACGGCGTAATCACCTTCAAACAGCTTTCGCGCTGGTTCGTGAAGGAAGATATCGAACTTGAAAAGTGCGCCGAGGGCTATTTCGGCAACGACCCGAGCTCTTCGGCGATTTACCCGATATTCGAAGGCATCGTGAAAGACGTCCGCGCCAACCTCCCCGAGGACTCCCACGTATTCAATAAATATAACTTTATCAGCGTCCAGGGGGCGAAGGACGTCATCGAGCTGCTGGAGGAGATCAGCGAAGGGCGCATCCACAACTGTTTCATTGAGGCAAGCACCTGCTACGGCAGCTGTATCAACGGCCCGGAGAAGCCCGATACGGAATATCACCCCATCAGCACGGGTATCGATATGATGCGCTACCTGCGCGCCGATAAGGATATCCGCGAAACGGACCTCTCCTCGCTGGACCTGAGCCGCCGCATCCTGCCCGACCCGGTGAAGGAGGAGATCCCCGACGAGGAGACGATACGCTCGATACTGGCACAGATAGGCAAGACGCAGCCCTCGCACGAGCTGAACTGCGGCAGCTGCGGCTACCGTACCTGCCGCGACAAGGCGATCGCCGTATATCAGAATAAGGCGGAGCTCTATATGTGCCTGCCCTATATGAGCCAGATATCGGAGACGCTCGCAAACGTCACCCTCTCCGTAAGCCCCGACTATATCATCGCCGTGGACCGCGATCTGCGCGTGAAGGAGTGTAATCTCGCGGCGCAGCATCTTCTCAAGATGACGAAAAACGAAGTCGTGGGACGCCGTATCGACGAATTCCTCGACCCGCTGGATTTCGCGCTCGCGGTCGGCGAGGAGAGGAACGTGCCGCTTCATAAGGTGAGCTACAATGAGCGCGGCATCACCGTCAACCAGACCGTCATCTATATTCCGGAGCAGGGGCTCGCGATCGCCTTCCTCCACGACGTCACGAGGCAGGAGCAGGAGACGGAGTCTATCAACAAGCTGAAGCTGGAGACGATGGAGATGGCGCAGAACGTCATCGACAAGCAGATGACGGTCGCCCAGGAGATCGCGAGCCTGCTCGGAGAGACGACGGCCGAGACCAAGGTGACGCTGACGAAGCTGAAGGACCTGATCGTCTATGACGGAAATAACGGCAATGGATAGTATATGTATAGACGCCTGTTATAACAGCCTGATAAAGAAGAACGAAGAGCTCTGCGGCGACCGCGTACAGGTGATAAATTCGCCGGAGAGCATGCTGCTCGTGCTCTCGGACGGCCTCGGCAGCGGCGTGAAGGCCAATATTCTTTCGACGCTGACCTCGAAGATCATCTCCACGATGATCAGCCGCGGCGCTTCGATCGAGGACACGGTGGACACCATCGCTCATACGCTGCCGGTCTGTAAGGTGCGCGGCATCGCCTACTCCACCTTCATGATCCTCCACATCCAGAGGGACGGCAAGGGCTATCTCGCGGAGTACGACAACCCTCCCTGTATGCTGATACGCGGCGGCCGCCACATCCCCTTTGAATATGAGGAGAAGACTATCGGCGGCAAGCTGGTGCGCGAGAGCCGCTTCACCGCGCAGGAGGGCGATTATTTCGTCATCGTCAGCGACGGCGTGACACAGGCCGGCATGGGCGAGACGCTCTCCTTTGGCTGGGGCTGCGACGAGGTGGCGGAATTTCTCTGCGGTCCCTGCGGTGAGAAACTCTCCGCGCCGCGTGTCATCAACCGCGTGCTCGACGTCGCCAAGGATCTCTATCTGGGCAAGCCGGGCGACGACACCACCGTCTCCATCGCGCACATTCTGCCCAAACAGCAGGTGAGCCTATTTTCGGGGCCGCCAAAGAACCCGGAGGACGACGCGCGCCTCGTCAAGGATTATATCGAAACGCGCGGCCTGCATATCGTCAGCGGCGGCACAAGCTCCGAGATACTCTCGCGCGAGCTGAAGCGTCCGCTGCATGTCAATATAGACTATACGGACAGCGATATCCCGCCGACGGCGTCGATAGAGGGCATCGACCTCGTGACGGAGGGGGTCATGACGCTTAAGCGCGCTATCGCGATGATCGAGGAGTATATCGACCGTCCCGCGGTACCAAGGATGATATCCGAGCTTGACGATCCGCACGGCGCGGCGAAGCTTGCGAAGATCCTCATTGAACGCTGCACGCACCTGAAGCTCTTCATCGGCAAGGCGGTGAATCCGGCGCATCAGAACCCCGACTTCCCCACCGAGCTGCGCGTAAAATCGCGCCTGATGGACGATCTCGCGGCGGTGATGACGAGGCTCGGACGGCACGTAGAGAAAAATTATTATTAAATCTCCCCGTCCGGCGGTTAAAATTTAAGGCTTCGTCCCGGGACGAAGCCTTTTTTGTATATAATAGGGGCGCAGATTCTTTAAAATCCAGAGGTAGCCAGGTTCATGAGAGAAATTTTTTCGTTTTTGGCGGAATATATCGATAAAAACAGGATAACCCTCGCCGCGATAACCGGCGGCGGCGGGAAGACCTCGCTGCTCTACGGGCTGGGGCGCGAGCTCGCCGCCTCGCGGCGGGTGCTGCTCACGACGACGACGAAGATATTCCGCCCCACCCCCGGTGAATGCCGCGACCTCTTCGTCGGACCGGCAAAGCACTGCCTCTCTTTCCTCGAGGCGATGCCGCCCGCTTCGCTGCTCACGGCGGCCTCCGGCGAAGGCGGCGGCAAGCTGCTGGGCTACACCCCCGAGGAGACAGAGCGGCTGGCCGGCAGCGGCGTAGCGGCGGTGATCGCGGAATGCGACGGCTCGCGCGGACGCCCGCTGAAATTTTACGAGACCTGGGAGCCGCCGATGCCGCAGGGCTGCGGCTGCCTCTTCGCCGTCGCGGGGGTCGGCGCGCTCGGAGAAAGGGCGGACGAAGAGCGAATATTCCGCGCCGATAAATTCCGCACCCTGCACAACATCGCGGAGGGGGCAAAGGTCGCCGCCGCCGATTATATGAGCTACCTGAGCCACCCGGAGGGGCCGCTGAAAAACGCCCCCCGCGGCGCGAAGAAGATCCTGCTGCTCAATCAATGGGAAATCTGCGGCGAGGACTCTAGGACGTCGCTTATGGAGATCATTCCCGCGCTGCTTAAGAGTTACGACGCGGCCGCCTGCGTCTCAATGCGCCGCAATATACTTTACGACTACCGGGAGAGATGATAATGAACGTGATATTGCTGGGAGCGGGGCTCTCAAAGCGCATGGGACGCCAGAAGCTGCTGCTCTCATTCGGAGATAAGAACGTCATCGAGACGGTGATAGAAAACCTGCGCGGCGCGGGGCTTACGCGCATCTGCGCCGTGCTCTCGCGGGAGGTGGCCTCCGCGCTCGCTTCCCACGCCGGTACGCTGGAGGTCGGCATCAACGAAGAACCGGAGCGCGGACAGTCAAGCTCGCTGGCGATCGGGCTCGAGATGCTGCCGGAGGGAGAGGACTTCTGCATCATGCTCGGCGACCTGCCGCTGGCGCGCGCGCAGGATATCGCGGCGCTCGCCAAACGTTTCGACGGGCTGCCGCCGGAAAAGAGCGTCCTCGCCCCCTGCCGCGGCGGCGTGTTCGGCCACCCGATGTTTTACCGCTCCGTATGGCGCGAACGCTTTCGCGGCGCGAGCGGCGACGTCGGCGGTAAAAAGATCCTCATGCGGTACGAACCGGAGATTGAGCGTGTAAGCGCCCCAGATTCACATTTCAAGGACATGGACACGCCGGAGGAGTATGAAAAGCGCCTGAAAGAGGCGTAATTATCCGCATTAGCTAAAAGATAAAAACACAAATCAAAGAACCGGTCGCCGTGATGTTTTCGCCGGCCGGCTCTTGTGTTATATCTGTATGCCTAAATCCGCCCCGAAAGCCATTATTACACTCTTGAAGAGAGCGCCCCGACAGCGCGCGAAAATTCTAAAAAAACAGGTCACAAACATTAAAGAGACACGGTAAAACACATAAAATGCTTTTATATTATTTTGGTTTTATACAAAAATCCACGAAAAAATTGCCTTTTACTCAAATTTTTTCTTTAATTGTAAACTGGTCATTTCTACGGGATAAAAATAGGCATATTCTGCTTGGCGTAAAAAATAACAGGATGTTATTTTTGTCGGCAACACCCAAAAGGGGAGGCGGATCACAAAAATTTAATTTGTCAAACGGGTAAAAACAGATCAAGAAACCTTGATAAAACGGGTTTTGTGTTTGTGGAAACGGTATTCGTGGTAACAAAATTATCCTTCTGTCACCTTATGAGACATTTATGACGCAGGCAAGCGGAATCACAAAACTGCTCCGCAGAGGTAAACGTCCGGATACGTCATAAATTACGATGGCGCCGATATTTTGAATCGGCGGGGAGCGATCTCTGATTTCGTCTGAAAATCAGGGCCACCACCGGCGTGTCCTTAAACCAGAGCCGCCATGCGGTGCGGCCATATCTCCCGTTATATACGCCATTTCTGAATCATCAGGAGACAGAGCCAGTAGGAGAGACCGATGCCGTTTCAGGGAGAGAGGCCATTTGCGTCCGTGTTTCATAACAGGCGGATGTTCGAGAGATGAAATGAAGAGAAGAAAGGTGAATAGTATCAGATGAAAAGAATGCGAGTAATCTGCGCCGCTGTCATAATAGCGCTGTGCGTATACCTCACGCCGGCGTCTGCCGAGAAGATTTATACCGCCCCGGTCACCGATAGCCATGAATGGGATGAAGATGTGACGATCACAACCAACGGTATCGTCAACGAGGACAGCCGGGAGGGCGGCGGTATTTATTTCTGTACGAATGGTCCAGATCAGACCTTCATCATAGTGGAAGCCGATAATCTGGTGAAGATACGCGCTAACCTGGGAGATGGTAACGAACAGGGAGACAAATTATACGGCATCAGGACGTCGGGAGCGCATAATGCGGTCTTTCTTCTTGGCAAGGCAGACATCGAGGCCGGATATATGACCCTCAGCGCGGAGAACGCCACATCAATCATAGTCGGCGACTACTCGAGTCTGATCACCACGAGTTCGCATTTCGGTGTACATAGCTCCGACGACAGCAATATCTATATCGGCGACCACGTGCTGATCCAGGCGGGAGACAAAAACGACTTCGCAGACAACGGCTATACCGTCTGGGCGAAGTGCGACGGAGGCATCTTCGACACAACTATTCAAATTGGGGACCACGTGCAGATCTCAAACGCGGGAAACTATAAGAAAGACGGAGCGGCCGTTTACGCGCAGGGCGGGGGGATAATCACGATCGGAGATGATGCGGAGATAACGTCGAGAGGAGAACGGGATCCCACGGTGAAAATAAACCGTTACAATATCGGCGTACGCGCCGACGGCTGGCACTGGAGAACGACATACGTCCCTCATAGCCTCCCCTTATCCTACGCCGAGCCGGAACTGGTCCTTGCCCCCTCAAAAGTGGTGCTGGGCGACCGTATCTCTATCTACACGGACGGCAGAGAGGGCAACATGGGGATATACGCCTCCGACAGGGCAGAGGTCATCGCGGGAGAGGACCTCACGATAAATACCCACGGCTCCGAAGGAAGCAACTTTGGCGTCTTCGCCGACGAGGGCGCACAGGTAACCATCAAGAGCACCTGCATCGAGACGGAGGGAAAGGACAGCCACGGCCTGATAGCATGGAGATCTAAGGAGGGGCAGAACTCAAAGATCACCATTACGGAGGGTTCTAACATCAAGACCATGGGGACCAACGCCTACGGTGTGGCCGCCATCGACGGCGGCGAGGTGGAGCTGACCGGGAAGCATACAATAGAAACAGACCTGGAAAACGGCTCTTTCGCCCTCGGAACAAGCTACGGCGGCACCATCACCGCGGACGGGCAGATGAATATCCTTGGCAATCTGCATGCCGAAAGTGAAGGTAAGATAAACATGACGATGCAGGACGGCTCTTATATGAAGGGCTTCTCCTCCATCGACGGCGGACAGAGCGGCGAAATACATGTGGATATGAAGAACGCCTACTGGGACCTTCACAAACAGGACTCCGAGCTGAGCTCGCTCAAAATGGCCGCCGGCGCCACCGTCGACTACACGAAAGAGGGCTCCAACCTCAACCTCTACGCCCATGACATCTCCGGTAACGGCACCTTTGTTATGAAGACCGACATCGTCGGCGGAAACGGCGACCTGCTCACCGTAGACACCAGCGACGGCGACCACAAGATCAAAGTCATAGACCAGGGCAGCGCACCCACTACCGGCGACGAGGACCCCCTCAAGCTGGTAAAGACCGGCGACGGGAACGCCGAATTTACCCTCACGGGGAAGGATAATCTTGTCGACATCGGCGCGTGGCAATACGGACTGCGCCGCGCCCTAGAAAACGAGAACCATTGGGAGCTCTTTGCCACCAAGAAGCCCTCTCCACCGGCATCAGCCGCGGTCAACACCTTCATGGGCGGATACCTGCTCGCCTATGCCGAGACACAGACACTCATGCAGCGCCTCGGAGACCTGCGCGACACAGACTATGACAACGGATACTGGTTCCGCTTCCACGGTGGAAGGATGGAGTCAAACAGCAGGAGCTTCGTGCGCGACTTCGACATGAAATACGGCGGCGCGCAGGTTGGATATGACAGGAAGATCAAAAACGACTGGAAGGGCGACACCTACGTCGGCGGATACTTCGGATACAGCAAGGGCAACCTCGATTACAGCATCCTCGATGGCGGTACCGGCGGCAGCGGCAGTGTGGATTCAAGGACCCTCGGACTCTACGGCACCTATATCGCCGACGACGGCTTCTACGTCGACGCGGTGCTCAAGTACATGTGGATGAAAAACGATTTCGACGTGCTGGATTCTGACGGCGGTCACGTCACTGGAGACGGACTCTCCACCGGCGGGATGGGCTTTTCGCTTGAACTCGGCAAACGGTTCAGGTTCACGAAAAACGAAAAGGGCGACAACTGGTACATCGAGCCGCAGGCGCAGTTAAGCTACACCCGCCAGGACGGCGGATATTTCAACGCCAGCAACGGCCTGAGGATCGGCGTGGACAGCTTCAACTCACTGCTCGGCCGCCTTGGGATGCTGGCCGGATATGAGACGCCAAAGTCGAATTTCTACGCGAAGGCCTCCTACGTGAAAGAGTTCGACGGGGACGTCAATATCATCGCGAACAATATCAGCATACCGGAGTCCTTCGGCGACAGCTGGTGGGAGTACGGACTTGGATTCACCACCAGACTCAACGACCACAACAGCCTATACATGAGCCTGGAGCGCTCCTCGGGCGGTAAGTTCACCGAACCATGGAAGGTATATGCCGGCTGGAGGATCAGCCTCTAAAAGGACATCACTTTAAGTTCATCAATCACAGCATAAAAACGTAACTTAAAAGCAGCGTCCGCCGTTAATTAAACTGCGGACGCTGTTTTTACCATGCAATATGTCCTTTTAACAGAATAGCGGCCTGTCTGTTGATATCTACTGGCCTTTTAAAAGAGGCGCTAAAACAGTCTTTATAAAATTTTTTCTTTATTCATAAAATTATTATCTTATTAACATTTATACAAAATAAGAATAAGCATTATCCACTAGACGCGTAAAATATAAAAATGGTATTTTAAGATACAAAGATATGAAAGGGGAGATACATTACAAAAATCTAAATTATCAGCCTGAATAAACCGCGCTAAGAGACCTCTTTTCAGCATATTCCATGCTCGTAAAAACAGTATCGGCTATTACGATACTATTCCTAATGTTCTTCTATGGACTTTTACTTACGGCGTTGACAAGCGGGACCACAAGATCTGCTTCGACAGAAATTTACCGAGGCTGATCCGTGGCGGCAAACAGCCGGACAGGCCATCAAAGACGATGGCGCCGGCGGTTTGACCCTGTAGGGAACGATCCTTGATTTCATCCAAAAATCAGGGCTTCCCCCGGCGTGTCTTTAAGTGAAGGCGACCGCGCAGCAAACCGCCCCTGACTCGTCAGCGAGCTAAATTTTAAGTCCATTAAAGATATAAACCCCCCAACGATTCAAAAAAACAGAATCTAGGGAAGAAAGGTGGAAAGTAGAGATGAAAAAAATACAAATGATTTGTACCGCCGCTCTATTGGCGCTGTGCGTACATCTTCCCGCGGCCTTCGCCGAGCTGAATTACACAGCTCCGGTTGAAACCTCTAATCAATGGAATGAGGATGTGAATATCTCATATACATACGACCCATCCTCCTACCCTTCAGTCAATTATAAGGGCGCCATCAATCTTGAGACGACGTCATCCAGCTTTCCGCAGAAATCCATTGTGATGAACGGCGATCACACGGTGAAGATACGCGCCTTTAAGGAGCCCGGCAGCAGCAGCTCCATTCAGATATTCGGTATAAAGGTGTACGGAGAAAACGAAGTAAAGCTGAACAGGGTGGATGTCGAGTCCAGCTATATATCTCTCCACGCGCAGAAGGGTGCGAGCATCACCGTAGGTGACGACTCGCGTCTGATCACAACGGATTCAACCATCGGCATCTACGCCCTTGACAGCAGCAACATCAAGATCGGCAGCGGCGTGGAGATCCAGGCGGGGAGTATTACCAGCAACGTCGTCTATGGATACAGCGTGTGGGCAAACAGTCAGACAGGGCTCTCCACCATCGAGATTGGGGACCGAGCTAATATAACGAACATGGGCAACTACTCGAACTACGGCGCAGCTGTTTACGCGCAGTATGGCGGGCACATCTCTATCGGAAGCGGTTCTAGCATAACCTCTAAGGGCGACCGGGACGGCTCCGGAAAATCCAATATGGGCATCTATGCCGATGCAAATCTAGCGGCACAGGAGGTCCCCGGTCTCCGTTCGACAGTGGTGCTGGGCGACGACGTTACGATCGTTACGGACGGCACAAAGAGCAACACAGGGATAAACACGGGCAACGGCGCGATCGTCACCGCAGGAAAGAATACGACGATCCTGACCCACGGCTCCGGCGGGAACAACCACGGGGCATACGCGAAAAGCGGGTCACAGATCACTATGAAGAGCGCCTACATCGAGACGGAGGGTGATGAGAGCTACGGCCTGATATCAAAGGGCTCGCTGAACGGCAGCAACACAAATATCTCGATCACGGAGGGCTCCCATATCAAGACCACCGGGAACGGGGCGCACGCGGTGGTGGCCCAGGATAAGGGAGAGGTGAATCTGGCGGGAGCCAATACGATAGAGACCGACCTGGATAACGGCTCGCACGCCCTCTGGGCGCAGGACGGCGGCACCATCACCGCGGACGGACAGATGAACATCCTTGGCAATCTGCATGCCGAAAGTGAAGGTAAGATAAACATGACGATGCAGGACGGCTCCTATATGAAGGGATTCGCCTCCATCGACAACGGACAGGGCGGCGAGATCCATATGGATATGAAGAACGCCTACTGGGATCTTCACAAACAGGACTCCGAGCTGAGCTCGCTCAAAATGGCCGCCGGCGCTACCGTCGACTACACGAAAGAGGGCTCCAACCTCAACCTCTACGCCCATGACATCTCCGGTAACGGCACCTTTGTCATGAAGACCGACATCGTCGGCGGAAACGGCGACCTGCTCATCACCGACACCAGCGACGGCGACCATAAGATCAAAGTCATAGACCAGGGCAGCGCACCCACTACCGGCGACGAGGACCCCCTCAAGCTGGTAAAGACCGGCGACGGGAACGCCGAATTTACCCTCACGGGTAAGGATAATCTCGTTGATATCGGCGCGTGGCGCTACGGGCTGCGCCGCGCCCTAGAAAACGAGAACCATTGGGAGCTCTTTGCCACCAAGAAGCCCTCTCCGCCGGCATCAGCCGCGGTCAACACCTTCATGGGCGGATACCTGC is drawn from Cloacibacillus porcorum and contains these coding sequences:
- a CDS encoding autotransporter outer membrane beta-barrel domain-containing protein, with the translated sequence MKRMRVICAAVIIALCVYLTPASAEKIYTAPVTDSHEWDEDVTITTNGIVNEDSREGGGIYFCTNGPDQTFIIVEADNLVKIRANLGDGNEQGDKLYGIRTSGAHNAVFLLGKADIEAGYMTLSAENATSIIVGDYSSLITTSSHFGVHSSDDSNIYIGDHVLIQAGDKNDFADNGYTVWAKCDGGIFDTTIQIGDHVQISNAGNYKKDGAAVYAQGGGIITIGDDAEITSRGERDPTVKINRYNIGVRADGWHWRTTYVPHSLPLSYAEPELVLAPSKVVLGDRISIYTDGREGNMGIYASDRAEVIAGEDLTINTHGSEGSNFGVFADEGAQVTIKSTCIETEGKDSHGLIAWRSKEGQNSKITITEGSNIKTMGTNAYGVAAIDGGEVELTGKHTIETDLENGSFALGTSYGGTITADGQMNILGNLHAESEGKINMTMQDGSYMKGFSSIDGGQSGEIHVDMKNAYWDLHKQDSELSSLKMAAGATVDYTKEGSNLNLYAHDISGNGTFVMKTDIVGGNGDLLTVDTSDGDHKIKVIDQGSAPTTGDEDPLKLVKTGDGNAEFTLTGKDNLVDIGAWQYGLRRALENENHWELFATKKPSPPASAAVNTFMGGYLLAYAETQTLMQRLGDLRDTDYDNGYWFRFHGGRMESNSRSFVRDFDMKYGGAQVGYDRKIKNDWKGDTYVGGYFGYSKGNLDYSILDGGTGGSGSVDSRTLGLYGTYIADDGFYVDAVLKYMWMKNDFDVLDSDGGHVTGDGLSTGGMGFSLELGKRFRFTKNEKGDNWYIEPQAQLSYTRQDGGYFNASNGLRIGVDSFNSLLGRLGMLAGYETPKSNFYAKASYVKEFDGDVNIIANNISIPESFGDSWWEYGLGFTTRLNDHNSLYMSLERSSGGKFTEPWKVYAGWRISL
- a CDS encoding (2Fe-2S) ferredoxin domain-containing protein; this translates as MWEGCGLTEVVICVGSSCHLKGARRVVEGLTKLVTERGLTENVKLSGSFCMGRCEEAGVSVKVNGEIHFVDPDQIKEFFDNVIVGGNR
- a CDS encoding nucleotidyltransferase family protein; its protein translation is MNVILLGAGLSKRMGRQKLLLSFGDKNVIETVIENLRGAGLTRICAVLSREVASALASHAGTLEVGINEEPERGQSSSLAIGLEMLPEGEDFCIMLGDLPLARAQDIAALAKRFDGLPPEKSVLAPCRGGVFGHPMFYRSVWRERFRGASGDVGGKKILMRYEPEIERVSAPDSHFKDMDTPEEYEKRLKEA
- a CDS encoding SpoIIE family protein phosphatase, whose protein sequence is MDSICIDACYNSLIKKNEELCGDRVQVINSPESMLLVLSDGLGSGVKANILSTLTSKIISTMISRGASIEDTVDTIAHTLPVCKVRGIAYSTFMILHIQRDGKGYLAEYDNPPCMLIRGGRHIPFEYEEKTIGGKLVRESRFTAQEGDYFVIVSDGVTQAGMGETLSFGWGCDEVAEFLCGPCGEKLSAPRVINRVLDVAKDLYLGKPGDDTTVSIAHILPKQQVSLFSGPPKNPEDDARLVKDYIETRGLHIVSGGTSSEILSRELKRPLHVNIDYTDSDIPPTASIEGIDLVTEGVMTLKRAIAMIEEYIDRPAVPRMISELDDPHGAAKLAKILIERCTHLKLFIGKAVNPAHQNPDFPTELRVKSRLMDDLAAVMTRLGRHVEKNYY
- a CDS encoding [Fe-Fe] hydrogenase large subunit C-terminal domain-containing protein — encoded protein: MKYINVAEANCKNCYKCLKVCPVKSIKYSDNHVEVLENECILCGRCIRNCPQHAKSLVNDISGLKQAVRESRRRKVAALAPSYIASFGTENRFRIAGALQSLGFDAVEETSVGAHAVTKEYARILESDEMDNMITTCCPSVVFLVQKYFPKLTPQLAQVLSPMEAHGEFLRRKYGDDALIVFFAPCISKIEEARVSEKRYIDGVITFKQLSRWFVKEDIELEKCAEGYFGNDPSSSAIYPIFEGIVKDVRANLPEDSHVFNKYNFISVQGAKDVIELLEEISEGRIHNCFIEASTCYGSCINGPEKPDTEYHPISTGIDMMRYLRADKDIRETDLSSLDLSRRILPDPVKEEIPDEETIRSILAQIGKTQPSHELNCGSCGYRTCRDKAIAVYQNKAELYMCLPYMSQISETLANVTLSVSPDYIIAVDRDLRVKECNLAAQHLLKMTKNEVVGRRIDEFLDPLDFALAVGEERNVPLHKVSYNERGITVNQTVIYIPEQGLAIAFLHDVTRQEQETESINKLKLETMEMAQNVIDKQMTVAQEIASLLGETTAETKVTLTKLKDLIVYDGNNGNG
- the yqeC gene encoding selenium cofactor biosynthesis protein YqeC, with the protein product MREIFSFLAEYIDKNRITLAAITGGGGKTSLLYGLGRELAASRRVLLTTTTKIFRPTPGECRDLFVGPAKHCLSFLEAMPPASLLTAASGEGGGKLLGYTPEETERLAGSGVAAVIAECDGSRGRPLKFYETWEPPMPQGCGCLFAVAGVGALGERADEERIFRADKFRTLHNIAEGAKVAAADYMSYLSHPEGPLKNAPRGAKKILLLNQWEICGEDSRTSLMEIIPALLKSYDAAACVSMRRNILYDYRER